Proteins encoded in a region of the Stieleria neptunia genome:
- a CDS encoding CIA30 family protein, translated as MILRMLLLTVFLAGASFLPSSSVIAEDRVLFKFNDADAAMAWQTVNDGVMGGRSDGRFQINEDQHMVFYGTLSLENNGGFASVRSRESKLGLKQGDSIVIRVRGDGREYNFRLNVPRSVSRNSYRQSFKTEKDKWIEVVLPMDKFVATWRGRVDPNEKFDPGNVSGMGIQLSDKQAGPFKLEVEWIKTRSDPAVSETMTVRRDIAYVDSGHARQKLDVYAPTEGEDHPIAFWIHGGGWQKGDKAGVQRKPQAFVEKGMVFISINYRFVPAVTVEEMTGDIAKAIKWGHDHADDFGGDRETLFVAGHSAGAHLAALICTDERYLKAEGMSLGDITGCMPVDTAAYDVANHAKSIRPRRSPLQIAVFGESETRQKELSPITYVAKGNDIPPFLILHVASRADSTARSQAFADALKKAGVDARVFAAKGKTHGTINRELGLPGDPPTKALFKFINEAR; from the coding sequence ATGATCTTACGAATGCTGCTGCTGACCGTCTTTCTCGCGGGCGCCTCCTTTCTCCCGAGTTCATCGGTCATCGCAGAGGATCGAGTCTTGTTCAAATTCAACGACGCTGATGCGGCCATGGCCTGGCAAACCGTCAACGATGGCGTGATGGGCGGCCGCTCCGATGGCCGCTTCCAAATCAACGAAGACCAACACATGGTGTTCTACGGCACGCTGTCGCTGGAGAACAACGGGGGCTTCGCATCGGTCCGATCACGAGAATCCAAACTGGGGCTCAAACAAGGCGATTCGATCGTGATCCGAGTACGCGGTGACGGTCGTGAGTACAACTTCCGTCTCAATGTGCCACGAAGCGTCAGCAGAAACTCCTACCGACAATCCTTCAAAACCGAAAAGGACAAATGGATCGAAGTCGTGTTGCCGATGGACAAGTTCGTGGCCACCTGGCGAGGCCGCGTCGATCCGAACGAGAAGTTTGATCCCGGCAACGTCAGCGGAATGGGAATCCAGCTCAGCGACAAGCAAGCCGGGCCGTTCAAGCTGGAAGTCGAATGGATCAAGACGCGCAGCGACCCGGCCGTCTCTGAAACAATGACCGTGCGTCGTGACATCGCCTACGTCGACAGTGGCCACGCGCGGCAAAAACTCGATGTCTATGCGCCCACCGAAGGCGAAGACCATCCGATCGCCTTCTGGATTCACGGAGGTGGCTGGCAAAAAGGTGACAAAGCCGGCGTGCAACGCAAACCCCAAGCGTTTGTCGAAAAAGGAATGGTGTTCATCTCTATCAACTATCGCTTCGTGCCGGCGGTCACCGTCGAGGAAATGACTGGTGACATCGCCAAGGCGATCAAGTGGGGCCACGATCACGCCGACGATTTCGGCGGTGACCGGGAAACACTCTTCGTTGCCGGACACTCGGCGGGAGCCCATTTGGCGGCGTTGATTTGCACCGATGAGCGTTACCTCAAGGCCGAGGGGATGTCTCTGGGCGACATCACGGGCTGCATGCCCGTCGATACAGCCGCGTACGATGTTGCCAATCACGCCAAGAGCATCCGTCCCCGGCGGAGCCCCCTGCAGATTGCGGTTTTCGGCGAAAGCGAAACGCGTCAGAAGGAATTGTCGCCGATCACCTACGTGGCCAAGGGCAATGACATTCCACCGTTCCTGATCCTTCACGTCGCCAGCCGTGCCGACTCCACCGCTCGATCACAAGCTTTCGCGGATGCCCTGAAAAAGGCTGGTGTTGATGCTCGAGTCTTCGCGGCAAAAGGCAAGACCCATGGAACGATCAATCGAGAACTGGGGCTGCCCGGCGATCCGCCAACAAAGGCACTGTTTAAATTTATCAATGAAGCGCGATGA